Proteins from one Podospora pseudocomata strain CBS 415.72m chromosome 4, whole genome shotgun sequence genomic window:
- the DPS1 gene encoding aspartate--tRNA ligase dps1 (EggNog:ENOG503NUP6; COG:J): protein MSPGSFKKPLLALNRLIGHQSAKNHMTKPKIGNIAALDSEREEKKLKKALEQRVKQDEKEEERRSFQQRRKEEEERALSTDPPEIAARYGTKTSDVLVETDSVQRLAANPDNAGKQIEFIARIHHTRSLSSKLAFIVFREQIETIQGVVAYKEGHITENFVRWAEHLMTESHVHVKGTLQRPPEEVKGCSIHDLEVLVESMHLVVPVKEHLPVDVFSIDHVEMDEESHQLESLASTRVRVANRLAYLRTPTAQSIFRINSGICSIFRSVLEGHGFIEIHTPKLMPAATESGAEVFKVNYFGRTAFLAQSPQLSKQLSISADFGRVFEIGPVFRAEDSNTHRHLTEYTGLDLEMAINSDYHEALNIIDDMMKSIFKGIYTRFRREIETIKTRFPHEDLVWLEKTPVFTFKEAIALLNESGWTDDHGKPASELEDLSTRAEIRLGEVIKKKYNTDYYIIDKFPASVRPFYTHPDEEDPRFTNSFDIFLRGQEITTGGQRIHKPDVLVERMKKAGIEPFGMQEYLQGFEYGVLPHAGCGIGLERIIFLMLSLGDIRNASLFPRDPKSLPEQKAEVVRLPHPEADTIRYAYDFEHGYPNLEMPTVEKLIANYGDATNTSWLDDRYHVWRHEPTGAAIGYAEENGYALVMGNPLCDPRQYNIVIRDFLKHMRKQKDLRPLWLLVSAEIEEILGSKLGWRTLSCVAEERVTIADAKKVAKKERQAEDAGVIIKEQPIDEPVPEELRKRIDKRIEDWKAGRTGRQVHITEVRPWVDMEHRRYLWAETKEGEIAAFCVLHKLSPQNGYQIKFALDFPDSPNGTIEALISASIQMLAKAGIHHVTFGAGALPEMVTGGNLDGIRAKILSKTYRTVAQQLRLVQKSEFREKFGTKNDLVYICYPFMGLGVSGTRTLIKFFEDEM, encoded by the coding sequence ATGTCGCCAGGCAGCTTCAAAAAGCCTCTCTTGGCTCTGAATCGCCTCATCGGCCACCAGTCGGCAAAGAATCACATGACCAAGCCCAAAATTGGCAACATTGCTGCTCTTGACAGTGAACGCGAGGAGAAGAAATTGAAGAAGGCCCTTGAGCAACGCGTCAAGCAAGacgaaaaggaggaggagcgacGTTCTTTTCAACAGCGCcgcaaagaggaggaagaacgCGCCCTTTCTACCGACCCCCCTGAGATTGCGGCGCGATATGGCACCAAGACTAGCGATGTTCTGGTGGAAACCGACTCCGTGCAGCGCCTTGCCGCCAACCCCGATAATGCCGGCAAACAGATCGAGTTCATCGCGAGAATACACCACACACGTTCCCTCAGCTCCAAGCTAGCCTTCATTGTGTTCCGCGAACAGATTGAGACGATACAAGGTGTGGTAGCCTACAAGGAGGGCCACATCACCGAAAACTTTGTTCGATGGGCCGAGCATCTGATGACTGAGAGTCATGTCCACGTCAAGGGCACACTGCAGAGGCCACCagaggaggtcaaggggTGCTCCATCCACGACCTCGAGGTGCTTGTTGAGAGCATGCACCTGGTTGTTCCTGTGAAGGAACACTTGCCAGTTGATGTCTTCTCCATCGACCATGTTGAGATGGACGAGGAGTCTCACCAGCTCGAATCCTTGGCCTCCACCAGAGTCAGAGTAGCCAACCGTCTCGCCTACCTCAGAACACCTACCGCCCAGTCCATCTTCCGCATCAACAGCGGCATCTGCAGCATCTTTCGTTCGgtgctcgagggccatggctTCATCGAGATTCACACACCCAAGCTCATGCCTGCCGCCACAGAGTCGGGCGCTGAGGTCTTCAAGGTTAACTATTTTGGACGCACTGCCTTCCTGGCCCAGAGCCCGCAGCTCTCCAAGCAGCTGAGCATCTCGGCAGACTTTGGCCGCGTGTTTGAGATTGGCCCCGTGTTCCGTGCCGAAGACAGCAACACGCATCGCCATCTGACGGAGTACACTGGGTTGGATTTGGAGATGGCCATCAACAGTGACTACCACGAAGCCTTGAACATTATCGACGACATGATGAAGAGCATCTTCAAGGGTATCTACACGCGTTTCCGCAGAGAGATTGAGACCATCAAGACTAGGTTCCCCCATGAGGATCTCGTCTGGCTGGAGAAGACCCCAGTTTTTACCTTCAAGGAGGCCATCGCTTTGTTGAACGAGTCCGGCTGGACCGACGACCATGGAAAGCCGGCTTCCGAGCTTGAAGACCTCAGCACGCGCGCTGAGATCCGTCTTGGCgaggtcatcaagaagaagtaTAATACCGATTATTACATCATCGACAAGTTCCCTGCTTCTGTCCGCCCCTTTTACACCCATCCCGACGAAGAGGACCCGCGGTTCACCAACTCATTCGACATATTCCTGCGCGGTCAGGAGATTACGACCGGTGGACAGCGCATCCACAAGCCGGATGTCCTCGTCGAGCGCATGAAGAAGGCGGGCATTGAGCCATTTGGCATGCAGGAGTACCTCCAGGGCTTCGAGTATGGCGTGCTCCCTCACGCAGGCTGCGGTATCGGTCTTGAGCGCATCATCTTCCTGATGCTCAGCCTGGGAGACATCCGCAACGCCTCGCTCTTCCCCCGCGATCCCAAGTCACTTCCTGAGCAAAAGGCTGAAGTTGTGCGCCTTCCTCACCCCGAAGCCGACACGATCCGCTACGCTTACGACTTCGAGCACGGCTACCCCAACCTCGAGATGCCCACGGTTGAGAAGCTTATTGCCAATTATGGTGATGCCACGAACACGTCCTGGCTTGATGATCGGTACCACGTCTGGCGGCATGAGCCCACGGGAGCCGCAATTGGCTACGCTGAAGAGAACGGCTACGCTCTCGTGATGGGCAATCCCCTGTGTGACCCACGTCAGTACAACATTGTCATTCGTGACTTTTTGAAGCACATGCGCAAGCAAAAGGACCTCCGACCCCTGTGGCTATTGGTTTCTGCGGAAATTGAAGAGATCCTTGGGTCGAAGCTCGGCTGGCGCACGTTGAGCTGCGTGGCCGAAGAGCGTGTCACCATCGCCGATGCGAAAaaggtggccaagaaggagcgCCAGGCAGAAGACGCCGGTGTCATCATCAAGGAGCAGCCCATCGACGAGCCCGTCCCCGAGGAGCTGCGCAAGAGGATCGACAAGAGGATTGAAGACTGGAAGGCCGGCCGTACGGGTAGACAGGTTCACATCACCGAGGTCAGACCCTGGGTCGACATGGAGCACAGGCGCTATCTCTGGGCCGAGACCAAAGAAGGGGAGATTGCAGCCTTCTGCGTGCTCCATAAGTTGTCGCCGCAGAACGGGTACCAGATCAAGTTTGCTCTGGACTTCCCCGACTCCCCCAACGGCACGATCGAGGCGctcatctcggcctcgatcCAAATGTTGGCCAAGGCCGGCATTCATCATGTCACGTTTGGCGCGGGAGCCCTGCCCGAGATGGTCACTGGTGGAAACCTGGATGGCATCCGGGCCAAGATCCTGAGCAAGACTTACAGGACGGTTGCGCAGCAGCTGAGACTGGTGCAGAAGAGCGAGTTCAGAGAAAAGTTTGGTACGAAGAACGACTTGGTGTATATTTGCTATCCCTTTATGGGGCTGGGTGTCAGTGGGACGAGAACTTTGATTAAGTtctttgaggatgagatgtAA
- a CDS encoding hypothetical protein (COG:V; MEROPS:MER0043003; EggNog:ENOG503NUUW): protein MSKIPTVDGIPIPNINLTGTPTQTPQPTEEDKKPLETAKDAVGSPPSRTWLKISANWWRSLQYIGMSLHFLANPKPPSPAFTHTIPSTISDKKGNLTLHFYTPEGYDKRKKTNQLFPAVINFHGGGFTIGAPTDDARFARFVLEECKAVYVSVEYRLSPEYPFPVAVQDGADALLYLIRHGPELYIDPHKLSTSGFSAGGNIAITSTICLSEHLKTLSAPVPPHNIRAIATWYPICDYTESREVKRARCVRPDQTLPANLTSLFDASYLYPSGVSLASPILSPTKASDTLLKEAIPETVIFYTCEWDMLQYEGEELAKRLGRAPINKTVKHKMIPGVPHAWDKSPDPTKPAAGSEELYQECCVYLKEVFKGN from the coding sequence ATGTCCAAGATCCCCACCGTCGACGgcattcccatccccaacatcaacctcaccggcaCACCGACCCAGACACCCCAACCGACCGAGGAGGACAAAAAACCGTTAGAAACCGCCAAAGATGCCGTTGGATCGCCCCCGTCCCGCACCTGGCTCAAAATATCGGCCAATTGGTGGAGGTCGCTGCAGTACATTGGCATGTCACTGCACTTCCTGGCCAACCCGAAGCCTCCAAGCCCGGCCTTTACCCATACCATTCCCTCTACCATCTCCGACAAGAAGGGCAACTTGACCCTTCATTTTTACACCCCTGAAGGGTATGACAAGCGAAAAAAGACCAACCAGCTCTTCCCCGCCGTTATCAATTTCCACGGCGGAGGCTTCACCATCGGCGCCCCCACCGACGACGCCCGCTTCGCCCGCTTTGTTCTCGAAGAATGCAAGGCTGTCTATGTATCAGTCGAGTATCGTCTCAGCCCAGAGTACCCCTTCCCGGTAGCAGTCCAAGACGGCGCCGACGCCCTTCTCTACCTCATCCGTCACGGCCCAGAGCTATACATTGACCCTCACAAGCTCTCCACATCTGGCTTCTCGGCCGGTGGAAACATCGCCATAACATCTACCATTTGCTTGTCTGAGCACCTCAAGACTCTGTCCGCGCCAGTCCCGCCGCATAACATCCGCGCCATCGCGACCTGGTACCCCATCTGCGATTACACCGAGTCCCGCGAGGTCAAGCGCGCGAGATGTGTGCGGCCGGACCAAACCCTTCCTGCGAACCTCACGTCGCTGTTTGACGCCTCGTATCTCTACCCTTCTGGAGTTAGCCTCGCCAGTCCGATATTATCGCCGACCAAGGCTTCCGACACACTGTTGAAGGAGGCGATTCCCGAAACGGTTATTTTCTACACGTGCGAGTGGGATATGCTCCAGTatgaaggggaggaattGGCCAAGAGACTGGGGAGAGCGCCGATAAACAAGACGGTCAAGCACAAGATGATCCCTGGGGTGCCGCATGCGTGGGATAAATCACCTGATCCGACCAAGCCGGCGGCAGGCTCGGAGGAATTGTACCAGGAGTGCTGTGTGTATTTGAAGGAGGTGTTCAAGGGGAACTGA
- a CDS encoding hypothetical protein (EggNog:ENOG503PHB8), which produces MNLLLLLLIPATVTLSTASTFPPTPTSTPNTTPIPRPLRYEIGCKDTILDIPSMIVAARSLIGYCRGIVTPWTKMSWVYNNTRAYICDSDQRRPQGCLWDQVYDAWVDIGVNCGFGRAGFTYEQQYEKTWGFDDVNAKWCGTIDPY; this is translated from the coding sequence ATgaacctcctcctgctccttctcatccccgCGACAGTtaccctctccaccgccagcaccttccccccaactcccacctccaccccaaacaccacgcccatcccccgccccctccgcTACGAAATCGGCTGCAAggacaccatcctcgacatCCCCTCCATGATAGTCGCCGCCCGCTCCCTAATAGGCTACTGCCGCGGCATCGTGACCCCCTGGACCAAAATGTCGTGGGtctacaacaacacccgcGCTTACATCTGTGATTCAGACCAGCGGCGCCCCCAGGGCTGCCTCTGGGACCAAGTCTATGACGCCTGGGTCGACATCGGAGTAAATTGTGGATTCGGCAGGGCAGGCTTCACCTACGAGCAGCAGTACGAGAAGACGTGGGGGTTCGATGACGTGAATGCAAAGTGGTGTGGGACGATTGATCCGTACTAA
- a CDS encoding hypothetical protein (EggNog:ENOG503P0C2; COG:S) yields the protein MATVHNTATPAAATAATDNNNNNNNKNTNSLEYDLLIITDATASMTTFLVSLHSSLQSIIRISTLTGAFSRIGVLAYRDHDCVEWSAEKHAYVNDHVRVTEFSGWFGQDQDKKDLLGWVQRLKVQGGYSTPEAGKTGAHWACEVMGRDAREGVKRETVVIWYADESPHLRILDNKAWELEQAALGKVEGGEKFKDWVSACEQLRRSGAQVFCVTARTFKNKCRVDQSRAGLGVAAMYSFLSQVTGGRCFSFDTLSPRAEDISQLTVGILLGWLGAVTEKKGQGGDRKLVYLNQYGTLKGIETVESETDINGNRWLPVSANKDVTEALRCNLTNAWVSESDIAKIVDVRNGGAVQDFAKRYMDDEEYRTLVCAQLQEIIETDVTVMALNPVFGTLWRSVCNDRSNPVRDGLITKFGFHVDRIPDAEQKSRMKNWLEESYDMKGEIVSIIREVGDGEKYPCVFLDPTLRFAGKSENDDDSRDMVFTRDELLEIGRSCDYRILRRLGKVLTRLTFVASKDDLPAHVQDLGEAELPRIPLALAKAERKRMFWRILLHTVLPGTMLALRPAALVAALTLRMGIKALEEAAFTELSLMKDNWNTLDIPETWNSNCLNLLLEANKKRPGAVLSKEDAELFEGLVSYKLLEMNLDTIVPTKIGWTPEKARAHMGPVAVCKSCQFPRSVTIMGDEGICGLCHSAREDTDRGRAHRMVHDNISKDDNGATEISWVECSMNDCRAQYVVYFPNQLNVRPKCWFCRQRSFVSKSDSKYDQLTTAPCVSCSICANRVIWPAEYRPDGFDESSFICAPCEGGKKNRIEEEELSIRTLANENGKGWLVKNDDDMIPANVVFGGRSVFFIVSNLAHGREHFADKVQVLPASDKVALKARGKKVHNVDELVKAVKGWVDSRRVQAGTCSLCFSDHKKKDLRLACGRKGCGELICGDCADSWYGINRVGKIINVAALSCPFCRRQPSTKVKLPEGVRYLEGLKNAVEEAGSWIFAWCSSCSSAKRYMERVCAAGAPVDVENWKCEDCTLTAEVFDFKPCPGCGVGTQKTSGCDHMTCVVSGCNTHWCFKCGEEVDRHEIYNHMSEEHGGWYNGREYEDYDDEEDDEVMEDVVERVAAVAID from the coding sequence ATGGCTACCGTCCACAACACTGCCACGCCTGCAGCGGCGACGGCAgccaccgacaacaacaacaacaacaacaacaaaaacaccaacagcCTCGAATATGACCTCTTAATCATCACCGACGCCACAGCCTCCATGACCACCTTCCTTGTCTCCCtccactcctccctccagtCCATCATCCGcatctccaccctcaccggcGCCTTCTCCCGCATCGGGGTGCTCGCCTACCGCGACCACGACTGCGTCGAGTGGTCGGCCGAGAAACATGCCTACGTCAACGACCACGTGAGGGTCACCGAGTTCAGTGGGTGGTTCGGCCAAGACCAGGACAAGAAAGACCTCCTCGGGTGGGTTCAACGTCTTAAGGTCCAAGGGGGCTACTCCACGCCGGAGGCGGGCAAGACGGGGGCGCACTGGGCGTGCGAAGTCATGGGGAGAGATGCCAGGGAAGGGGTCaagagggagacggtggtgatTTGGTATGCGGATGAGTCGCCCCACTTGAGGATATTGGATAACAAGGCTtgggagctggagcaggcggcgttggggaaggtggagggcggggagaAGTTCAAGGATTGGGTCTCGGCTTGTGAGCAACTCAGGCGTAGCGGGGCGCAGGTGTTTTGTGTGACGGCGAGGACGTTCAAGAACAAGTGCAGGGTGGACCAGAGccgggctgggctgggggtggCGGCCATGTATTCGTTCTTGTCGCAGGTCACGGGTGGGAGGTGCTTCAGTTTTGACACTTTGTCGCCCAGGGCGGAAGATATTTCGCAGCTGACGGTGGGAATTTTGCTTGGTTGGCTGGGTGCTGTcacggagaagaaggggcaGGGGGGTGATCGGAAGCTGGTCTACTTGAACCAGTATGGGACGCTGAAGGGCATCGAGACGGTGGAGTCTGAGACGGATATCAACGGAAACAGGTGGCTTCCTGTTTCCGCGAACAAGGACGTTACCGAGGCTCTCAGGTGCAATCTCACGAATGCCTGGGTCAGTGAGAGCGACATCGCCAAGATTGTCGATGTCCGGAACGGTGGAGCGGTCCAGGACTTTGCAAAGAGATACATGGATGACGAAGAATACCGGACCCTGGTGTGTGCTCAGCTGCAGGAGATCATCGAGACAGATGTGACCGTCATGGCCCTCAATCCTGTGTTCGGCACTCTATGGAGATCAGTCTGCAACGACCGGTCCAACCCCGTCAGAGACGGACTTATCACCAAGTTTGGTTTCCACGTTGATAGGATACCCGATGCCGAGCAAAAGTCGCGGATGAAGAACTGGCTGGAGGAGTCGTACGACATGAAGGGCGAAATTGTCAGCATCATCAGAgaagttggagatggtgaaaAGTACCCCTGCGTGTTTCTCGATCCAACGCTCAGGTTCGCCGGCAAGAGCGagaacgacgacgacagccgAGATATGGTCTTTACTCGGGACGAGCTACTCGAGATTGGTCGATCTTGCGATTACAGGATTCTGCGCCGACTTGGAAAGGTCCTGACCCGGCTCACGTTTGTGGCTTCCAAAGACGACCTCCCAGCCCATGTCCAAGATCTGGGCGAAGCTGAGCTCCCCCGGATTCCGCTCGCTTTGGCCAAGGCGGAGCGCAAGAGGATGTTTTGGAGAATTTTGCTGCATACTGTGCTGCCTGGTACCATGCTGGCCCTCCGTCCGGCCGCCCTGGTCGCTGCTCTCAcattgaggatggggatcAAGGCACTGGAAGAGGCAGCATTTACTGAGCTCTCCCTCATGAAGGACAACTGGAACACTCTTGATATTCCCGAGACGTGGAACTCCAACTGTCTTAACCTTTTGCTcgaggccaacaagaagcgCCCAGGTGCAGTCCTCAGCAAGGAGGATGCCGAACTCTTTGAGGGCTTGGTGAGCTACAAGCTTCTGGAGATGAATCTCGACACCATCGTTCCTACCAAAATAGGATGGACGCCCGAGAAGGCACGCGCTCACATGGGCCCTGTGGCTGTCTGCAAGTCTTGCCAGTTTCCTCGCTCCGTCACCATCATGGGCGACGAGGGAATCTGTGGTCTGTGCCACAGCGCCAGGGAAGATACCGACAGGGGGCGCGCCCATCGAATGGTACACGATAACATCTCCAAGGACGACAATGGCGCCACCGAGATCAGCTGGGTGGAATGTTCCATGAACGACTGCCGGGCCCAGTATGTGGTCTACTTCCCCAACCAGCTCAACGTACGGCCTAAATGCTGGTTCTGTCGGCAGAGGAGCTTTGTCTCGAAGTCAGATTCCAAGTACGATCAACTGACCACTGCGCCGTGCGTCAGCTGTTCGATTTGTGCCAACAGGGTGATATGGCCTGCCGAGTACCGGCCTGATGGCTTCGATGAGAGCTCATTCATCTGCGCTCCCTGCGAAGGTGGCAAAAAGAATCGtatcgaggaggaggagctcagcATTCGGACGCTCGCCAACGAGAACGGCAAGGGTTGGCTCGTCAAGAATGACGACGATATGATCCCGGCTAACGTCGTCTTCGGTGGCAGGTCGGTGTTCTTTATCGTTTCCAATTTGGCCCACGGAAGAGAGCACTTTGCGGACAAGGTGCAGGTCTTGCCCGCTTCTGACAAGGTGGCTTTGAAGGCCCGAGGCAAGAAGGTGCACAATGTTGATGAGCTTGTCAAGGCCGTGAAGGGATGGGTCGACTCGCGCCGGGTCCAGGCTGGAACTTGCTCTCTCTGCTTCAGCGAccacaagaagaaggatctCCGTTTGGCCTGCGGTCGGAAGGGATGTGGCGAGCTGATCTGCGGCGATTGTGCTGACTCGTGGTACGGCATCAATCGAGTCGGCAAGATCATCAACGTCGCTGCTCTCAGCTGCCCGTTCTGCCGCAGACAGCCTTCGACGAAGGTCAAGTTGCCGGAGGGTGTGAGATACTTGGAGGGGCTAAAGAATGCAGTCGAGGAGGCCGGCAGCTGGATCTTCGCCTGGTGTTCCTCCTGCAGCTCAGCCAAGAGGTACATGGAAAGGGTTTGTGCCGCCGGAGCACCAGTCGACGTCGAGAACTGGAAGTGCGAGGACTGCACACTCACAGCCGAAGTGTTTGACTTCAAGCCATGTCCAGGGTGTGGTGTAGGGACACAAAAGACTTCTGGATGTGATCACATGACGTGTGTTGTCAGTGGTTGCAATACGCATTGGTGCTTCAAGtgtggcgaggaggtggatcGCCATGAGATTTACAACCACATGTCGGAGGAGCACGGCGGATGGTACAATGGAAGGGAATATGAGGattatgatgatgaggaagacgatgaggttATGGAGGATGTTGTGGAGAGGGTAGCAGCGGTTGCCATAGATTGA
- a CDS encoding hypothetical protein (EggNog:ENOG503PAGX; COG:S; antiSMASH:Cluster_6) encodes MADSDDSKSVLPGIPGYDPDNLQPWTLATVVSVTVLSTVSVLLRLWARYIKAQKLWWDDWMILFSQLWNFVTVGFIFAMYSAGMGIHADKVPMEKIVLMAKFLVVAEILYAFNLVFTKMAILFMYYRIFRFPYFKKMAWGISAFIIAWVITITFLFIFICVPVEKLWYPHLPGRCINQVGTWIANAISTIVSDIAILVLPIPQVWKLQLRQSEKIGVTVAFCLGFFVVFASAYRTTVLFTYTNDDPSYSLAPTVGWTAIEMSAGIISANLPTLAPIMSLILTRMGISGTLITGGSGSGSKNGFSSKNNFGGTGGGNMKSTGSVSDRTESGGELRKDGDRAFYRLPDDSNISETALDTGRTATLTRDDTGLRPDHGYAYTVTSRPGKQGDSESMSGDEVPLKGIRVHTDFKQSAD; translated from the exons ATGGCAGATTCCGATGATTCCAAGTCCGTCCTGCCCGGCATCCCGGGTTACGACCCTGACAACCTGCAGCCATGGACTCTCGCTACCGTCGTGTCGGTCACGGTTCTTTCCACCGTCTCAGTCCTCCTGCGCCTCTGGGCTCGATATATCAAGGCCCAAAAGCTGTGGTGGGATGACTGGATGATTTTATTTTCTCAG TTATGGAACTTTGTCACGGTTGGCTTCATCTTTGCCATGTATTCGGCCGGCATGGGCATTCACGCCGACAAAGTGCCCATGGAAAAGATTGTCCTCATGGCCAagttcctcgtcgtcgccgagATTTTATACGCCTTTAACCTCGTCTTCACCAAGATGGCCATTCTCTTCATGTACTACCGCATCTTTCGCTTCCCTTACTTCAAGAAGATGGCCTGGGGCATCAGCGCCTTCATTATCGCCTgggtcatcaccatcaccttcctcttcatcttcatctgcGTTCCTGTCGAAAAGCTGTGGTATCCACACCTGCCAGGCCGCTGCATCAACCAGGTTGGGACGTGGATCGCCAAtgccatctccaccatcgtGTCTGACATTGCCATTCTCGTGCTGCCTATCCCTCAGGTGTGGAAGTTGCAGCTGCGGCAGTCTGAAAAGATTGGTGTGACGGTGGCTTTCTGCTTGGGTTTCTT CGTCGTTTTTGCCTCGGCGTACCGAACCACGGTGCTTTTCACCTACACCAACGACGACCCATCGTACTCCCTCGCACCGACTGTCGGCTGGACCGCCATCGAAATGTCTGCAGGCATCATCTCGGCAAACCTGcccaccctcgcccccaTCATGAGCCTGATCTTGACAAGGATGGGCATCTCGGGAACCCTCATCAcaggcggcagcggcagcggaagcAAGAACGGCTTTTCCTCCAAGAACAACTTCGGCGGCACTGGTGGAGGCAACATGAAGTCGACGGGGTCAGTCAGCGACCGGACTGAGTCTGGCGGCGAGCTGCGAAAAGACGGCGACAGAGCCTTTTACCGTCTGCCCGACGACTCGAATATCAGCGAGACGGCACTCGACACTGGAAGGACGGCGACGCTCACGCGCGACGATACTGGGTTGCGGCCGGATCATGGCTATGCTTATACGGTAACGAGTCGACCAGGGAAACAGGGGGACAGTGAGAGCATGAGTGGAGACGAGGTTCCCTTGAAGGGAATCAGGGTGCACACGGATTTCAAGCAGTCAGCAGACTAA
- a CDS encoding hypothetical protein (antiSMASH:Cluster_6) has protein sequence MSEQSFGLADVDGKLQIVATGRDTAGCWVTVSESDETWNIGAAAATRQLLDNTPVWKARRLDAELMVENEYLPRLWQSHLIPSLGHLPVANLGIGVKLSPRVEALRR, from the exons ATGTCGGAGCAGTCCTTTGGGTTGGCCGATGTTGATGGAAAGTTGCAAATTGTGGCTACGGGAAGAGATACGGCAGGGTGTTGGGTCACAGTCTCGGAGAGCGACGAGACGTGGAATATTGGGGCAGCCGCGGCTACCAGGCAACTTCTCGACAA CACGCCTGTCTGGAAGGCTCGGCGGCTCGATGCCGAACTCATGGTCGAGAATGAGTACCTGCCAAGACTGTGGCAATCGCACTTAATACCTTCACTAGGACACCTACCAGTGGCGAACTTGGGCATAGGGGTAAAGCTGTCGCCGAGGGTCGAGGCGCTGAGACGGTAG
- a CDS encoding hypothetical protein (antiSMASH:Cluster_6), which yields MNALLQVRDTLTELNIGTSNGSVDGWPGTGPVPTKVVGAMALGTFDQLKTLAIPLAFLVRVESTRDCQRSRNLGYLSPMQSRNVGAGREIYWWAMAMYTITGRGCPGTREPSCASLFVGCQQCQKPNQNFESFSSIWGTPKHRKIFSSMMLDPSQYRWDGSSRAWLVDKVLTPSLSMSIEMHTNSCMILGLMRKMDTSFQFQDPIPRANCEDFEPNIGSGVGVKCNGEVADPSTLERIISRLVDTGGTWTRRATENGGQ from the coding sequence ATGAATGCCCTGCTGCAAGTCAGAGATACGTTGACCGAGCTCAACATTGGGACTTCCAACGGTAGCGTGGACGGATGGCCTGGCACTGGCCCGGTCCCAACCAAGGTCGTGGGTGCAATGGCGCTTGGCACCTTCGACCAACTCAAGACTCTTGCGATTCCACTCGCGTTTTTGGTTCGGGTTGAAAGCACCCGAGATTGCCAAAGGAGCCGAAATCTTGGGTACCTGTCTCCCATGCAATCTCGAAACGTTGGCGCCGGGAGGGAGATCTATTGGTGGGCTATGGCGATGTATACGATCACTGGCCGGGGATGTCCTGGAACCAGAGAGCCCTCATGCGCATCATTATTCGTTGGCTGTCAACAGTGTCAGAAACCCAACCAAAATTTCGAAAGCTTCTCCTCGATTTGGGGCACTCCGAAACATCGGAAGATCTTCTCTTCGATGATGCTTGATCCGAGTCAATACagatgggatgggagctCAAGAGCTTGGCTAGTCGACAAGGTATTGACGCCAAGTTTGTCTATGTCGATAGAGATGCATACGAATTCGTGCATGATACTTGggctgatgaggaagatggacACTTCGTTTCAGTTTCAGGATCCGATACCGAGAGCGAACTGTGAAGACTTTGAACCGAATATCGGCTCAGGAGTAGGGGTGAAGTGTAACGGGGAGGTGGCTGATCCGTCTACATTGGAGAGGATCATATCGCGGCTTGTTGATACGGGTGGGACGTGGACAAGAAGGGCGACGGAGAATGGGGGGCAATGA